In one window of Miscanthus floridulus cultivar M001 chromosome 12, ASM1932011v1, whole genome shotgun sequence DNA:
- the LOC136498036 gene encoding uncharacterized protein, whose product MARSDSCLARVGAGVAIGGAVGGAVGACYGTFEAFRYKIPGLLKIRYIGQTTVGSAAIFGLFLGAGSLIHCGKSY is encoded by the exons atggcgagaagtgACAGCTGCCTGGCGCGCGTGGGTGCCGGAGTTGCCATCGGTGGCGCAGTCGGCGGAGCCGTCG GTGCTTGCTATGGAACTTTTGAGGCATTCAGATACAAG ATCCCTGGATTGCTAAAGATCAGATACATTGGACAAACTACTGTTGGCAGCGCTGCAATTTTTGGTCTTTTCTTGGGGGCTGGGAGCTTGATTCACTGTGGAAAATCCTACTAG
- the LOC136497507 gene encoding uncharacterized protein: MDARQVCAADSELELARARCVALQDHLAASPDLPRHPALRSLLRLVDAELRFLSSLRPAPATPLSSNLPHLAALHLVLTHPTVRSPSRLSPLPGVDFACAFRGRPAWVLVSASNPARLAWAPPGGLRARFAAALDAARGAPPATRPEKLLLVFSRGVGVDIARGLAEGFEAVETDLLEEFIGDSEEEDGDGWVAVSFNPSEELRNFRAFEIDVVEGAGEVLLPPDAAVAGGTADEDPLGFEGAFGAFMRKMWRESRELVNLDTTALVAIVSGISNGGVGKLMATPEAETRARFKCNYKFVMDQAQSELQFPILIELGKAVEGKQCIICETVNLEFKEIVSMCGGAEETIRTRHLLKQLIIVPDSPSARMMDLPTTRKLAMKNKIVFGTGDHWRAPTLTANMGFVRAVSQSGMPLLTIEHRPRALIGL; encoded by the exons ATGGATGCACGGCAGGTGTGCGCCGCCGACTCCGAGCTGGAGCTGGCGCGGGCGCGGTGCGTCGCGCTGCAGGACCACCTCGCCGCTTCGCCGGACCTGCCACGCCATCCCGCGCTCCGCTCCCTCCTCCGCCTCGTCGACGCCGAGCTGCGCTTCCTCTCCTCGCTCCGCCCCGCCCCGGCCACGCCGCTCTCCTCCAACCTGCCCCACCTCGCGGCGCTCCACCTCGTCCTCACCCACCCGACCGTGCGGAGCCCGTCCCGGCTCTCGCCGCTCCCGGGGGTCGACTTCGCCTGCGCCTTCCGCGGCCGGCCCGCGTGGGTGCTCGTCTCCGCGAGCAACCCCGCCAGGCTCGCCTGGGCCCCGCCCGGGGGTCTCCGCGCCCGCTTCGCGGCGGCGCTGGACGCCGCGCGCGGTGCCCCGCCCGCTACGCGGCCCGAGAAGCTGCTCCTCGTCTTCTCCCGCGGTGTCGGCGTGGATATCGCGCGGGGGCTCGCCGAGGGGTTCGAGGCCGTGGAGACTGACTTGCTCGAGGAGTTCATTGGCGACTCCGAGGAGGAGGATGGGGACGGGTGGGTCGCCGTCAGCTTCAACCCGAGTGAGGAGCTCAGGAATTTCAGGGCGTTTGAGATTGATGTCGTGGAGGGTGCTGGCGAGGTTTTGCTGCCACCAGACGCCGCGGTTGCTGGGGGAACTGCTGATGAGGATCCTTTGGGTTTTGAGGGAGCGTTTGGTGCCTTTATGAGGAAGATGTGGAGGGAATCGAGGGAGCTGGTGAATTTGGACACCACGGCGCTGGTTGCTATAGTGTCAGGGATCAGCAATGGCGGGGTAGGGAAGCTGATGGCTACACCTGAGGCGGAGACCAGAGCAAGGTTCAAGTGCAACTACAAGTTCGTCATGGATCAG GCGCAATCCGAACTGCAATTTCCAATACTCATAGAGTTGGGGAAAGCAGTGGAGGGGAAGCAATGTATCATATGTGAAACTGTCAACTTGGAGTTCAAAGAAATTGTTTCGATGTGTGGTGGAGCTGAGGAGACCATCAGAACAAGACATTTGTTGAAACAGCTCAT CATTGTCCCAGACAGTCCTTCAGCTCGAATGATGGATCTTCCAACCACAAGGAAGCTCGCGATGAAGAACAAAATTGTTTTTGGCACAGGTGACCATTGGCGGGCTCCTACTTTGACTGCTAACATGGGGTTTGTAAGAGCTGTTTCACAGTCTGGTATGCCCTTGCTAACCATCGAGCACCGACCTCGGGCATTGATTGGTCTGTGA